A window of Candidatus Rokuibacteriota bacterium contains these coding sequences:
- a CDS encoding ATP-dependent metallopeptidase FtsH/Yme1/Tma family protein, producing MKAPIRQKTQFSLIYVLIAALVLSVLQSWLLAPQTVEVPMSRFLALVREEKVERVSLSDREIRGTLKPGALPAAAPRPGDRVRSLLGAEPGVTVFTTTRIPGVDDSALVKELEAHKVEFSGRIENTFWRDLLFGWILPLAIMAGIWMFLMRRIGGGSTQALSFGRSKAKIYDRKELKTSFADVAGVDEAKAELVEVVDFLKNPKKYQRLGGRIPKGVLLVGSPGTGKTLLARAVAGEAAVPFFFLSGSEFVEMFVGVGAARVRDLFEQAKEKAPCIVFIDELDAIGKTRGGTGGFVGGHDEREQTLNQILAEMDGFDSSKGVIIMAATNRPEVLDPALLRAGRFDRQVVVDKPDVKGREAILGVHARNVTLAPQVDLHVIAARTPGMAGADLANIINEAALLAARKGKEAVEMADLEEAIDRVVGGLERKSRVLSEKERDIVAHHEIGHALVASSLPHADPVHKVTIIPRGVSALGATYQLPLEDRYLLTRSELEDRIAVLLGGRAAEEAVYAEISTGAHNDLERSTEIARLMVTQYGMSDKLGPMTFGGGQQALFLKGSGLSQEREYGEDTARAIDDEIRAIIDHIYGRVRDLMTAKKGILMAAAAALKVNETLEGDRLRRLLAGE from the coding sequence ATGAAAGCGCCGATCCGGCAGAAGACGCAGTTCTCGCTGATCTACGTCCTCATCGCCGCCCTCGTCCTGTCCGTGCTCCAGAGCTGGCTGCTGGCGCCGCAGACCGTCGAGGTCCCGATGAGCCGTTTCCTGGCCCTGGTGCGCGAGGAAAAGGTCGAGCGGGTGTCGCTGTCGGACAGGGAGATCCGGGGCACCCTCAAGCCGGGGGCGCTGCCCGCGGCGGCCCCCCGCCCGGGCGACCGCGTGCGCAGCCTCCTGGGCGCCGAGCCCGGCGTCACCGTGTTCACCACCACGCGCATCCCGGGCGTGGACGACTCGGCGCTGGTCAAGGAGCTCGAGGCGCACAAGGTCGAGTTCTCGGGCCGGATCGAGAACACGTTCTGGCGCGACCTGCTGTTCGGCTGGATCCTGCCGCTCGCCATCATGGCCGGCATCTGGATGTTCCTCATGCGGCGCATCGGCGGCGGGTCCACGCAGGCGCTGTCCTTCGGACGGTCCAAGGCCAAGATCTACGACCGCAAGGAGCTCAAGACCTCGTTCGCGGATGTGGCCGGCGTCGACGAAGCCAAGGCGGAGCTGGTGGAGGTCGTGGACTTCCTCAAGAACCCGAAGAAGTACCAGCGCCTGGGCGGCCGGATCCCGAAAGGTGTCCTCCTGGTGGGGTCGCCCGGCACGGGCAAGACGCTCCTGGCTCGGGCCGTGGCCGGTGAGGCTGCCGTGCCCTTCTTCTTCCTCTCGGGCTCCGAGTTCGTGGAGATGTTCGTCGGGGTAGGCGCCGCCCGTGTGCGCGACCTGTTCGAGCAGGCCAAGGAGAAGGCGCCCTGCATCGTCTTCATCGACGAGCTGGACGCCATCGGCAAGACGCGGGGCGGCACCGGCGGGTTCGTGGGAGGGCACGACGAGCGCGAGCAGACACTGAACCAGATCCTGGCCGAGATGGACGGCTTCGACTCCTCGAAGGGCGTCATCATCATGGCGGCGACCAACCGGCCCGAGGTGCTGGACCCGGCCCTGCTGCGCGCGGGACGTTTCGACCGCCAGGTGGTCGTGGACAAGCCGGACGTGAAGGGGCGCGAGGCGATCCTCGGCGTCCACGCGCGCAACGTGACGCTCGCGCCGCAGGTGGACCTGCACGTGATCGCCGCCCGGACGCCGGGCATGGCGGGTGCCGACCTGGCGAACATCATCAACGAGGCGGCGCTCCTGGCGGCGCGGAAGGGCAAGGAGGCCGTGGAGATGGCCGACCTCGAGGAGGCCATCGACCGCGTCGTGGGCGGGCTCGAGCGGAAGAGCCGGGTGCTCTCCGAGAAGGAGCGCGACATCGTCGCCCATCACGAGATCGGGCACGCGCTGGTGGCCTCCTCCCTGCCCCACGCCGATCCCGTCCACAAGGTCACCATCATCCCGCGCGGCGTCAGCGCGCTCGGCGCCACCTACCAGCTGCCGCTGGAGGACCGGTACCTGCTCACACGCAGCGAGCTCGAGGACCGCATCGCGGTGCTGCTGGGCGGCCGGGCCGCGGAGGAGGCCGTATACGCGGAGATCTCCACCGGCGCCCACAACGACCTCGAGCGGTCCACGGAGATCGCGCGGCTCATGGTGACGCAGTACGGCATGTCGGACAAGCTTGGGCCCATGACCTTCGGCGGGGGACAGCAGGCGCTCTTCCTCAAGGGGTCCGGCCTGTCGCAGGAGCGCGAGTACGGGGAGGACACCGCCCGGGCCATCGACGACGAGATCCGGGCCATCATCGACCACATCTACGGGCGCGTGCGGGATCTCATGACGGCCAAGAAGGGCATTCTCATGGCGGCCGCCGCGGCGCTCAAGGTGAACGAGACGCTGGAGGGAGACCGCTTGCGGAGGCTCCTGGCCGGCGAGTGA
- a CDS encoding DegQ family serine endoprotease → MIWIKRSTLAVLLIVAAALGAGVGVWGTGAADPARPSPVVPAGMQARLIPAALPVPSGSFARVAETVAPAVININTVTRGALGRTPIEEFFGEEFFRRFFGEVPEREQQQRSLGSGVIVDPSGIALTNAHVVERATDIEAVTADGKKHKAKLVGVDRRTDLAVLRLQGGPYPAASLGDSDKIKVGDWVLAIGSPFGLQQTVTAGIISAKGRSLGGGPFDDFLQTDAAINPGNSGGPLVNMSGEVVGINSAILSRSGGNVGIGFSIPANMARRIYTELVAKGKVTRGWLGVSIQPLTPELAKSFGLRDPKGVLISDVVQDSPAEKAGIVAGDIITDFDGKKVDNPQDLQKIVALTAPGKGVPVTVWRDKSHKAMEIKIGDTPDDTVALKSNSRGKSLLGLEVRPITPELARQLNLRGAEGVVVMRVEEESPAAEAGLQRGDVIREVNRQRVRSVQDFERTTRGLKEGDRVTLLLQRGPQALYVAFTVARG, encoded by the coding sequence ATGATCTGGATCAAGCGTAGCACCCTTGCAGTTCTGCTCATCGTGGCCGCCGCCCTGGGAGCCGGCGTGGGCGTCTGGGGGACGGGGGCGGCTGACCCGGCGAGGCCGTCCCCCGTGGTGCCCGCCGGGATGCAGGCCCGGCTGATCCCGGCCGCGCTGCCCGTGCCATCCGGGAGCTTCGCCCGGGTGGCCGAGACGGTGGCCCCGGCCGTGATCAACATCAACACGGTGACGCGCGGAGCGCTCGGGAGGACGCCCATCGAGGAGTTCTTCGGCGAGGAGTTCTTCCGGCGCTTCTTCGGCGAGGTCCCGGAGCGCGAGCAGCAGCAGCGGAGCCTGGGCTCGGGCGTCATCGTGGACCCATCGGGCATCGCCCTCACCAACGCCCACGTCGTCGAGCGCGCGACGGACATCGAGGCCGTCACCGCCGACGGCAAGAAGCACAAGGCCAAGCTGGTGGGGGTCGACCGGCGCACCGATCTCGCCGTGCTGCGGCTGCAGGGGGGGCCCTACCCCGCGGCGAGCCTCGGGGACTCCGACAAGATCAAGGTCGGCGACTGGGTGCTCGCCATCGGTTCGCCCTTCGGGCTGCAGCAGACGGTGACCGCGGGGATCATCAGCGCCAAGGGCCGGTCCCTCGGCGGGGGCCCCTTCGACGACTTCCTCCAGACCGACGCCGCCATCAACCCCGGCAACTCGGGCGGGCCCCTGGTGAACATGAGCGGCGAGGTGGTCGGCATCAACAGCGCCATCCTCTCCCGCTCCGGCGGCAACGTCGGCATCGGCTTCTCCATCCCGGCGAACATGGCGCGGCGCATCTACACGGAGCTGGTGGCCAAGGGCAAGGTGACGCGGGGCTGGCTCGGCGTCTCCATCCAGCCGCTCACCCCGGAGCTGGCCAAGAGCTTCGGCCTGCGGGATCCCAAGGGCGTGCTGATCTCCGACGTGGTGCAGGACAGTCCCGCCGAGAAGGCCGGCATCGTGGCGGGTGACATCATCACCGACTTCGACGGCAAGAAGGTGGACAACCCCCAGGATCTCCAGAAGATCGTGGCCCTGACCGCGCCCGGCAAGGGGGTGCCGGTCACCGTGTGGCGCGACAAGTCGCACAAGGCCATGGAGATCAAGATCGGCGACACGCCGGACGACACCGTCGCGCTCAAGTCGAACAGCCGCGGCAAGAGCCTGCTGGGGCTGGAAGTCCGCCCGATCACTCCCGAGCTCGCCCGCCAGCTCAATCTGAGAGGCGCCGAGGGCGTCGTCGTGATGCGCGTGGAGGAGGAGAGCCCCGCGGCGGAGGCGGGGCTCCAGCGGGGCGATGTGATCCGCGAGGTCAACCGGCAGCGCGTCCGGTCCGTGCAGGACTTCGAGCGCACCACGCGGGGGCTCAAGGAGGGCGACCGCGTGACCCTCCTGCTCCAGCGCGGGCCCCAGGCGCTCTACGTGGCGTTCACCGTGGCCCGGGGTTGA
- a CDS encoding PaaI family thioesterase, translated as MGEGSPLAQLRALITDHQGRPAPPIARLLGARVLAVDAGRVSIEFAVKDEFLTPGGWVQGGIITAYVDMCMALAAHTLFEPGQLLSTSSLTVSFLAPVTAGPVVGEGSVVKRGRSVVFLEAVLHDRERRECAHASSVGSIHART; from the coding sequence ATGGGGGAGGGCTCGCCGCTCGCGCAGCTCCGCGCGCTCATCACCGATCACCAGGGGCGCCCCGCGCCGCCCATCGCGCGCCTCCTCGGCGCTCGCGTGCTGGCCGTGGACGCAGGGCGCGTCTCCATCGAGTTCGCGGTCAAGGACGAGTTCCTGACCCCGGGCGGCTGGGTGCAGGGCGGTATCATCACCGCGTACGTCGACATGTGCATGGCGCTCGCCGCGCACACGCTCTTCGAGCCGGGGCAGCTCTTGTCCACCTCCTCGCTCACCGTGAGCTTCCTCGCGCCCGTGACGGCTGGCCCCGTGGTCGGCGAGGGCAGCGTCGTCAAGCGCGGGCGGTCCGTGGTCTTCCTCGAGGCCGTCCTCCACGACCGCGAGCGGCGGGAATGCGCGCATGCCTCGTCGGTGGGCTCCATCCACGCCAGGACGTAG
- a CDS encoding nuclear transport factor 2 family protein, whose translation MARQESVSVETLKAIADAFNAHDLDAIMEFFADDCSLDMPRGPDPWGRRFTGKAAVREALATRLKGLPDVHYSDDRHWVSGNMGVSEWLLTGTTPDGVRVQVRGCDHWGFRDGKVIRKGSYWKIVEKPV comes from the coding sequence ATGGCTCGACAGGAATCGGTTTCCGTCGAGACATTGAAAGCAATCGCCGATGCGTTCAATGCCCACGATCTGGACGCGATAATGGAGTTCTTTGCCGATGATTGCTCGCTGGACATGCCCCGGGGGCCGGACCCGTGGGGGCGGCGCTTTACGGGCAAAGCGGCCGTGCGAGAGGCATTAGCGACACGCCTTAAGGGTCTCCCAGACGTCCACTACAGTGATGACCGGCACTGGGTCAGCGGCAATATGGGCGTGTCGGAGTGGCTGCTGACCGGCACGACACCCGACGGAGTCCGAGTTCAAGTACGTGGATGCGATCACTGGGGGTTCCGGGACGGGAAGGTAATCAGGAAGGGCTCATATTGGAAGATCGTTGAGAAGCCCGTATGA
- a CDS encoding DUF433 domain-containing protein, whose protein sequence is MSDPMIVSDPQVMMGKPVVAGTRVTVDLILEKLGSGESIEAVLASHPRLTREGVLAALRFAAQALRAEVVYPLSAKSA, encoded by the coding sequence ATGAGCGACCCAATGATCGTCTCCGACCCACAGGTGATGATGGGCAAGCCGGTGGTTGCGGGCACGCGCGTCACAGTAGATCTCATCCTCGAGAAGCTGGGCAGCGGCGAATCGATCGAGGCGGTGCTTGCGTCCCACCCGCGCCTGACCCGCGAGGGTGTGCTGGCCGCCCTCCGCTTCGCCGCACAGGCCCTCCGGGCTGAAGTGGTCTACCCGCTCAGTGCGAAGTCCGCGTGA
- a CDS encoding DUF5615 family PIN-like protein, with protein sequence MNLVADEGVDRAVVERLRHDGHEVVYVAELSPSVTDEEVLRQANERRAVLLTADKDFGELVFRQGLVHSGVVLVRLAGLANPTKAEIVAEVCRDRTGELVGAFSVVSPGQVRIRRTS encoded by the coding sequence GTGAACCTGGTCGCCGATGAAGGTGTCGACCGCGCGGTGGTGGAGCGCCTGCGACATGACGGCCATGAGGTCGTCTACGTGGCCGAGCTCTCCCCCAGCGTTACGGATGAGGAGGTCTTGCGGCAGGCGAACGAGCGAAGGGCCGTTCTGTTGACTGCGGACAAGGACTTCGGTGAGCTGGTGTTCCGCCAGGGCCTCGTGCACAGCGGAGTGGTCCTGGTTCGCCTTGCGGGGCTGGCGAATCCCACGAAGGCGGAAATCGTGGCCGAGGTATGTCGTGACCGCACCGGGGAACTCGTCGGGGCGTTCAGCGTTGTCTCGCCAGGACAGGTCCGTATTCGACGAACGTCGTGA
- a CDS encoding type II toxin-antitoxin system HicB family antitoxin codes for MAREFSVIIERDADGYFVASVPALRGCHTQATSLDELMSRVREAVELCLEAQGESIEPLDFIGVQKITVA; via the coding sequence ATGGCAAGGGAGTTCAGCGTGATTATCGAGCGGGATGCCGACGGCTACTTCGTGGCTTCCGTGCCCGCGCTGCGGGGGTGTCACACCCAGGCAACGTCCCTCGACGAGCTGATGAGTAGGGTGCGCGAGGCCGTCGAACTCTGCCTCGAGGCCCAAGGCGAGAGCATCGAGCCACTCGACTTCATCGGCGTCCAAAAGATCACAGTGGCGTGA
- a CDS encoding DnaJ domain-containing protein, whose amino-acid sequence MEYKDYYKILGVDRSADDKAIKTAYRRLARKHHPDVSKGSAARFQELNEAYEVLGDPDKRQRYDALGSDWQRVAAPGARSPSGGGEVHVRRGEAPGGFSEFFQAIFGDLGGGRGRVRDSRRGGLGDIGFGDLGDLGAAGAADVEAALELSLEEAFRGVRRAISLDLDEPCAACGGAGHVNRRPCGQCRGSGWAKGRRQLEVKIPAGVDTGSRIRVPGEGAGPAGGRRGDLYLRVTVRPDERFERRGDDLYLDLAIPFVDAALGAEVQVATLKGPVSMKVPPETSGGRTFRLPGYGMPRLKGGGAGDQYVRVQLTVPAGLTPREKELLTDLKRLRPEMPR is encoded by the coding sequence ATGGAATACAAGGACTACTACAAGATCCTGGGTGTCGACCGGAGCGCCGACGACAAGGCGATCAAGACCGCCTATCGCCGGCTGGCCCGCAAGCACCACCCGGACGTCTCCAAAGGGTCCGCCGCGCGCTTCCAGGAGCTCAACGAGGCCTACGAGGTGCTCGGGGATCCGGACAAGCGCCAGCGCTACGACGCGCTGGGCTCCGACTGGCAGCGAGTCGCCGCACCCGGCGCCCGGTCGCCCTCCGGGGGGGGCGAGGTCCACGTCCGCCGGGGCGAAGCCCCTGGTGGATTCTCCGAGTTCTTCCAGGCCATCTTCGGCGATCTCGGAGGCGGCCGTGGGCGCGTCCGGGACTCCAGACGCGGCGGCCTCGGCGACATCGGGTTCGGCGACCTCGGCGATCTCGGAGCCGCGGGGGCAGCCGATGTCGAGGCCGCCCTGGAGCTCTCGCTGGAAGAGGCCTTCCGGGGGGTGCGGCGGGCGATCTCGCTGGACCTGGACGAGCCATGCGCCGCCTGCGGGGGTGCCGGGCACGTGAACCGGCGGCCCTGCGGGCAGTGCCGCGGGAGCGGCTGGGCCAAGGGGCGCCGGCAACTCGAGGTGAAGATCCCCGCGGGCGTGGACACGGGCTCGCGCATCCGCGTGCCCGGCGAGGGGGCGGGCCCGGCGGGCGGCAGGCGGGGCGACCTCTACCTGCGCGTCACGGTGCGGCCCGACGAGCGCTTCGAGCGGAGGGGCGACGACCTGTACCTGGACCTGGCCATCCCCTTCGTGGACGCCGCCCTCGGCGCCGAGGTGCAGGTGGCCACGCTCAAGGGCCCGGTGTCCATGAAGGTGCCTCCCGAAACCTCGGGGGGACGCACGTTCCGCCTCCCCGGCTACGGAATGCCCCGCCTCAAGGGGGGCGGCGCCGGGGACCAGTACGTGCGGGTGCAGCTGACCGTCCCGGCGGGCCTCACCCCCCGGGAGAAGGAGTTGCTGACGGATCTCAAGCGGCTCCGTCCGGAGATGCCCAGATGA